TCGCCATCGCCCTCGGCGGAGCCATCGGTCGGCACATGCCGCTCGAGCTCACGGACCGCCGACTTGGCCACCAGCGCATTGCGGTGCACCCGCAGGAAGCGCTCACCGAGGCGCTGCTCCAGGTCGCTCAGCGAGCCGTCCATCACATGGCTGTGGGTCGCCGTGCGCAGCGTCAAATACTTGAGTTCCGCCTTGAAATACAGCACCTCCGACAGCGGCACCCGCAGCAGCCGGCCCCGCTCGGTGATGTTGATCACCGGGCCTTCGTCGCCGGCGGGCTGGGCCTGTTGGTCGCGGGCCTTGGCGGCAGCACGCTCTTCCTGTCGGAGCGCGGCGCGGGCCAGGCTGGCCTGCAGCCGCTCGCGTCGCACGGGCTTGGTGAGGTAGTCCAGCGCCTCCAGCTCGAAGGCCTCCAATGCATGCTGCGCATGGGCGGTCACGAACACGATCGAGGGCGCAAACGGCCGACCGCGCAGCAGTTGCGCCAGTCCCAGGCCGTCCAGTCCGGGCATCTGGACATCCAGCAGCACCAGGTCGCAGCCGTGGTCCCTCAGCCAGTTCAGGGCCTGTTCCCCGCTGCTGGCTTCGGCGATCACCTCCGCCCGCGGCTCGTCGTTGGCCTCGACCAGCCCGCGCAGTCGCAGACGCGCCAGGGGCTCGTCATCGACGATCAGGATCTTCAGCGGAGGATGCGTCAGCATGTCGATCAACTCGGAGAAAGGAAGCCGGGGGTGCCGCACGGGTCCGGGGGCAGAGGCGGTGGCTTCGGTGAAGGCGTGCCGGAGCGGAAGTCTGCGTATTCCGTGGCGTCTTGGCCGTCAGCGGTCGTAACAGTCGCAACATTCACCGGTCATCCCCCAGCCAACTGCCGCTCATCGCCCCGATGCTTCAACGAGGCAACACGATCCGGACCGCAAATCGTCCGGGACTGGGCGCCGCCTCCAGCTTCGCGGCCACATCATGCATGAGCCGCAGACGCTGACGCACGTTGCGCAGGGCCAGGCCATGACCCTGTGTGCGAGACGGCGC
The Roseateles amylovorans genome window above contains:
- a CDS encoding LytR/AlgR family response regulator transcription factor, encoding MLTHPPLKILIVDDEPLARLRLRGLVEANDEPRAEVIAEASSGEQALNWLRDHGCDLVLLDVQMPGLDGLGLAQLLRGRPFAPSIVFVTAHAQHALEAFELEALDYLTKPVRRERLQASLARAALRQEERAAAKARDQQAQPAGDEGPVINITERGRLLRVPLSEVLYFKAELKYLTLRTATHSHVMDGSLSDLEQRLGERFLRVHRNALVAKSAVRELERHVPTDGSAEGDGDLGGEMGWAVRIAHVNEWLAVSRRQVAAVREALAGQR